A window of the Pseudoalteromonas sp. A25 genome harbors these coding sequences:
- a CDS encoding glycosyltransferase, whose translation MKIAIFVDVFPIASQTFVLNQITTLIDLGVDVEILALYPGDQIVLSQPSLAPYQLQRNVTYLLAPKRTVWQQLGHRLSKVGKGLILGKNRRTILAGLKPEFSAQARNLMLSTIAATHSAPLKFDWVIAHFGSSGVVANNLRQIGVLEANIATVFHGQDITAELKFKHTQQNYQRLFKETELLLPVSELWKTQLLSMGADESKTYVQRMGVDLSLFMARRTDKSTKVLHILTVARFSQKKGLKYALQALAKLPSTMQFSYRLVGYGELEEELKAQSSALGLNDKVHFLGAMNTQQVAEQMRWADVFLQPSITADNGDKEGVPVSIMEAMASGAVIVSTLHSGIPELVAHNVNGLLAPEKDADALAQHLNSLYLKPDLRLELADNARERVSALADVVKLNQQLLDLMSNYKRYH comes from the coding sequence GTGAAGATAGCTATTTTTGTAGATGTATTTCCCATTGCTTCACAAACCTTTGTGTTGAACCAAATAACAACACTAATTGATTTGGGAGTTGATGTTGAAATTTTGGCACTATATCCTGGCGATCAAATTGTTCTGTCTCAGCCCTCGCTAGCCCCTTATCAATTGCAGCGAAACGTTACTTATTTACTGGCTCCAAAACGCACAGTGTGGCAACAGCTTGGGCACAGGTTAAGTAAAGTTGGTAAAGGGCTAATATTGGGGAAAAACCGCCGTACTATTCTGGCTGGTTTAAAACCAGAATTTAGTGCTCAAGCTCGAAATTTAATGCTCAGTACCATTGCCGCAACACATTCGGCTCCTTTAAAATTTGATTGGGTAATTGCACATTTTGGATCGTCTGGCGTTGTTGCAAACAACTTAAGGCAAATCGGAGTGCTTGAAGCAAATATCGCTACAGTTTTTCACGGGCAGGATATCACCGCAGAATTAAAGTTTAAGCACACACAGCAAAACTATCAGCGTCTGTTTAAAGAGACGGAGTTGTTATTGCCAGTTAGTGAGCTTTGGAAAACACAATTGTTGTCTATGGGTGCTGATGAAAGTAAGACTTATGTACAGCGAATGGGAGTCGATCTCTCATTATTTATGGCAAGGCGTACAGACAAGTCAACAAAGGTATTACACATTTTAACTGTTGCCCGTTTTTCGCAAAAAAAAGGCTTGAAATACGCTTTGCAAGCATTGGCCAAGTTACCAAGTACCATGCAGTTTTCATATCGTCTTGTTGGCTATGGTGAACTTGAAGAAGAGCTAAAAGCCCAAAGTAGTGCGCTTGGTCTTAATGATAAAGTGCATTTTTTAGGTGCGATGAATACGCAGCAAGTGGCAGAACAGATGCGTTGGGCAGATGTATTTTTACAACCTAGCATCACTGCTGATAATGGTGATAAGGAAGGGGTTCCTGTAAGCATTATGGAAGCTATGGCCAGTGGCGCAGTCATAGTGAGTACTCTACACAGCGGTATACCAGAACTTGTAGCACACAATGTTAATGGTCTTTTAGCGCCGGAGAAAGATGCAGATGCGCTAGCACAGCATTTAAACTCGCTCTATCTCAAGCCTGATTTACGGTTGGAGTTGGCGGATAATGCCCGTGAGCGCGTGAGCGCATTGGCTGATGTGGTAAAGCTTAATCAACAGTTACTTGATTTAATGTCAAATTATAAAAGGTATCATTAA
- a CDS encoding sulfotransferase family protein has protein sequence MQQDVWAPKKAITIADFFIVGAMKSGTTTLHNMLHAHPDIFMAKDELFYFDMDDIAQHPDFIFQNKSGLQTTDVKHDEEGYWHWYQSQFSKAREGQLKGEDSTTYLCSELAIARIAKLKPDAKIVVMLRQPSLRAYSHYWHMVRAGRAGYSFEDTLRFQPQLLLQRSDYSTQLNMLYRYFPRQQVKVILFEHFIVEPEQILTEICQFLDVDEQKLPADSLHIHANKGQTPKFLKLHLLKCRLFRGAVSNMYNSHFTEAPKNRPLNIFERIYRLCNPMVNTPSKKITQSHKQLLDDYFSKVMPDINELTGLDAYQIWFGEREK, from the coding sequence ATGCAGCAGGATGTTTGGGCACCTAAAAAGGCAATAACAATTGCTGATTTTTTCATTGTTGGTGCTATGAAGAGTGGTACAACAACATTACATAATATGTTGCATGCTCATCCTGATATTTTTATGGCTAAAGATGAGCTTTTTTATTTTGATATGGACGATATTGCCCAGCACCCAGACTTTATTTTTCAAAATAAAAGTGGTTTACAAACAACGGATGTAAAGCATGATGAAGAGGGTTATTGGCACTGGTACCAGAGTCAATTTTCGAAGGCCAGAGAAGGGCAGTTAAAAGGTGAAGACTCTACAACGTATTTGTGTTCCGAGCTTGCCATTGCGCGTATAGCAAAATTAAAGCCCGACGCAAAAATAGTGGTTATGCTCCGCCAGCCAAGCTTACGGGCTTATTCACATTATTGGCATATGGTTAGAGCGGGGCGTGCAGGTTATAGCTTTGAAGACACTTTACGCTTTCAGCCTCAGTTGCTGTTGCAACGCAGTGACTACAGTACGCAGTTAAACATGTTGTATCGCTACTTTCCTCGACAGCAGGTGAAGGTAATATTATTTGAACACTTTATTGTGGAACCCGAACAGATATTAACAGAGATCTGTCAGTTTTTAGACGTTGATGAGCAAAAGCTGCCTGCTGACTCTTTGCACATTCATGCCAACAAAGGCCAAACGCCTAAGTTTCTAAAACTCCATTTGCTAAAATGTAGGCTATTTAGAGGGGCTGTGAGCAATATGTATAATAGCCACTTTACAGAGGCACCTAAAAATAGACCTTTAAATATATTTGAGCGCATTTATCGTCTTTGTAATCCGATGGTGAATACCCCCTCAAAAAAAATAACGCAAAGCCACAAGCAGTTATTAGATGACTACTTTTCAAAAGTGATGCCAGATATTAATGAGCTAACGGGACTAGATGCATATC